From a single Pseudomonas cremoricolorata genomic region:
- the csrA gene encoding carbon storage regulator CsrA — translation MLILTRKVGEVIVINDDIKVTILGVKGMQVRIGIDAPKDIQVHREEIYNRIQAGKPAPDTSDDQH, via the coding sequence ATGCTGATACTGACCCGCAAGGTTGGCGAAGTCATCGTCATCAACGACGACATCAAGGTCACCATTCTGGGCGTCAAAGGGATGCAGGTAAGGATTGGCATCGACGCCCCGAAAGATATTCAGGTGCATCGTGAAGAGATCTACAATCGCATTCAGGCCGGAAAACCGGCGCCTGACACATCCGACGACCAGCACTAA
- the modC gene encoding molybdenum ABC transporter ATP-binding protein: MSQSIHARLQLRRDTFTLDVDLQLPGRGISALFGHSGSGKTTCLRCLAGLERASDGRVEVNGEVWQDDAQRIFIPPHRRPLGYVFQEASLFAHLSVRDNLEFGWRRVAREQRKVSLDQACELLGIGHLLTRKPATLSGGEAQRVGIARALLSSPRLLLMDEPLAALDGPRKREILPYLERLHRELDIPLVYVSHSQDEVARLADHLVLLEQGRAVASGPIADMLARLDLSLSQSEDAGVVLEGVVSGHDATYQLLDLRLPGTDAPLLRIAHPPQAIGSRLRVKVQARDVSLSLDANSASSILNRIAVRVRECRPAENPAHVLVALEAAGSALLARITRYSADQLQIHPGQALWAQIKSVAILG; encoded by the coding sequence ATGAGCCAGAGCATCCATGCGCGCCTACAACTGCGCCGCGACACCTTTACCCTGGACGTCGACCTGCAACTGCCGGGACGCGGTATCAGCGCCTTGTTCGGTCATTCTGGATCAGGCAAGACCACCTGCCTGCGCTGCCTGGCAGGGCTCGAGCGGGCCAGTGATGGCCGCGTCGAAGTCAATGGCGAAGTCTGGCAGGACGACGCCCAGCGCATTTTCATCCCCCCTCACCGCCGCCCGCTTGGCTACGTCTTCCAGGAGGCCAGCCTGTTTGCACACCTGTCGGTGCGGGACAACCTGGAGTTCGGCTGGCGCCGGGTCGCTCGCGAGCAGCGCAAGGTGAGTCTCGACCAGGCCTGCGAACTGCTCGGTATCGGGCACCTGCTGACGCGCAAGCCGGCAACTCTTTCCGGCGGCGAGGCGCAGCGGGTAGGCATCGCCCGTGCCTTGCTGAGCAGCCCGCGTCTGCTGTTGATGGACGAGCCGCTGGCCGCACTGGATGGACCGCGCAAGCGCGAGATCCTGCCCTACCTGGAACGCCTGCACCGCGAGCTGGACATTCCACTGGTGTATGTCAGCCACAGCCAGGACGAAGTGGCGCGCCTGGCCGATCACCTGGTGCTGCTCGAACAGGGTCGCGCCGTGGCCAGCGGGCCTATCGCCGACATGCTGGCGCGCCTCGATCTGTCGCTCAGCCAGAGCGAGGACGCAGGCGTGGTTCTGGAAGGGGTCGTAAGCGGCCATGACGCGACGTATCAGTTGCTCGATCTGCGTCTGCCCGGAACCGACGCGCCGCTGCTGCGCATCGCCCATCCGCCTCAGGCGATCGGCTCGCGCCTGCGGGTCAAGGTGCAGGCGCGCGATGTCAGCCTGAGCCTGGATGCCAACAGTGCATCGAGCATTCTCAACCGCATCGCCGTGCGGGTGCGCGAGTGCCGACCGGCAGAAAACCCCGCCCACGTGCTGGTTGCCCTGGAAGCGGCGGGCAGCGCGTTGCTGGCGCGCATCACGCGCTATTCGGCCGACCAGTTGCAGATTCATCCCGGGCAGGCGTTGTGGGCGCAAATCAAGTCGGTGGCGATATTGGGCTGA
- a CDS encoding TonB-dependent siderophore receptor, translating to MFARDSVFLRRHPLALAVFLALTSHGASVSADSAQATAQRKTIDIPAGPLARQLNLLASQAGLLIGGDATLTANQHSQPVHAASVEQALAQMLAGSGVEAVRTGTREFQLVRRVDGTALTLDSTTIDGQGLGEVTEGTHSYASGRSATATKLPLSLRETPQSVTVVTRQRMDDQAMKNLDDVMQNATGITIVKNGGERSVYQARGQLVDNLQIDGVPTNISSAYSMDAISKPNTDIYDRVEIVRGATGLMEGAGNPSASINLIRKRPTAERQALIDMSAGSWDDYKTMVDLSSPLNADNTLRGRTVISYNTANSYLDTAQKENQLLYGILEADLSESTLATVGFSYQKERNSGYDWSGLPTRENGAFYPLSRATSLTGDWNHLDKRNTTVFADIQHRFANDWKAVVAVNQMWAKSDFLGNYTFPGGGADLFTLNPRLFRYDDTQTSLDGYLSGPFQLLGRQHDLIVGGNWRKDDFDYHGGRDAGYRYIVDVNDLAGFNPPAPTGLSVNQWQYNRTQEQKGVYVASRFSLTDNTHFIVGSRLSWVSYDTLNDTDGVRSPEDRDHYSKSGEITPYAGLVQDLDEHWSAYASYTEIFKPQGVRDGNGAMLKPMTGTNYEVGLKGEFLDKRLQASAALFQADQTGRAELVTVDSCPDGCYRASDKVRNKGIELELTGEILPDWNVSAGYTYTQSKYIGGQQKGDDFNGASPRHLFKVATDYRLPGTLEQVRVGGSFYAQSKMTQTEVGEDYNIQQDAYHLTNLHAIYEINRNLELQYNLDNVFDKKYYQTLGNTNYWNFYGEPRNFNMTVRARF from the coding sequence ATGTTTGCTCGCGACTCCGTCTTCCTGCGCCGCCATCCACTTGCTCTGGCCGTTTTCCTGGCACTGACCAGCCATGGCGCGAGCGTCTCGGCCGATAGCGCTCAGGCAACTGCACAGCGCAAGACCATCGACATCCCCGCCGGCCCTCTGGCCCGACAGTTGAATCTGCTGGCCAGCCAAGCCGGCCTTCTGATCGGCGGCGATGCCACGCTCACTGCCAACCAGCACAGCCAACCTGTGCACGCCGCCAGCGTGGAACAGGCGCTGGCGCAGATGCTGGCTGGCAGCGGGGTGGAGGCGGTGCGCACGGGGACGCGTGAGTTTCAACTGGTGCGCCGAGTCGATGGTACGGCCCTGACCTTGGACAGCACCACCATCGACGGCCAGGGATTGGGGGAAGTGACGGAGGGCACCCATTCCTACGCGTCCGGCCGCTCTGCCACCGCCACCAAATTGCCGCTGTCACTGCGTGAAACGCCGCAGTCGGTAACCGTGGTCACCCGTCAGCGCATGGACGACCAGGCCATGAAGAACCTCGATGATGTGATGCAGAACGCCACCGGCATCACCATCGTCAAGAACGGCGGCGAGCGCTCTGTGTATCAGGCGCGTGGCCAGCTGGTGGACAATCTGCAGATCGATGGCGTGCCGACCAACATCAGCAGCGCCTACTCCATGGACGCCATTTCCAAGCCGAACACTGACATCTACGACCGCGTCGAGATCGTGCGCGGCGCAACGGGTCTGATGGAGGGCGCGGGTAATCCGTCGGCGTCGATCAACCTGATCCGCAAGCGCCCGACCGCCGAGCGCCAAGCCCTGATCGACATGTCGGCCGGCTCCTGGGACGACTATAAAACCATGGTCGACCTGTCCTCGCCGCTCAATGCAGACAATACGCTGCGCGGCCGTACGGTGATTTCATACAACACTGCCAACAGCTACCTGGACACCGCGCAAAAAGAGAACCAACTGTTGTACGGCATCCTCGAGGCCGACCTCAGCGAGTCGACCCTGGCTACCGTCGGCTTCAGCTACCAGAAGGAGCGTAACTCGGGTTACGACTGGTCGGGCCTGCCGACCCGGGAAAACGGCGCTTTTTACCCCCTGTCGCGCGCCACGTCACTGACCGGCGATTGGAACCACCTCGACAAGCGCAACACCACGGTATTCGCCGATATTCAGCACCGCTTCGCCAACGACTGGAAGGCGGTGGTGGCAGTGAACCAGATGTGGGCCAAATCGGACTTTCTGGGTAACTACACCTTCCCCGGGGGTGGCGCCGACCTGTTTACGCTGAACCCGCGCCTGTTTCGCTATGACGATACGCAGACCAGTCTCGATGGCTACCTGAGCGGCCCGTTCCAGTTGCTGGGCCGTCAGCACGACCTGATTGTCGGTGGCAATTGGCGCAAGGACGACTTCGACTACCACGGTGGCCGTGATGCAGGTTACCGCTACATCGTCGATGTGAACGACCTGGCCGGGTTCAATCCGCCTGCACCCACCGGCTTGAGCGTCAACCAGTGGCAGTACAACCGTACTCAGGAGCAGAAAGGCGTGTATGTGGCCAGTCGTTTCAGCCTGACCGACAACACCCATTTCATCGTGGGCAGCCGCCTGAGCTGGGTGAGCTACGATACGCTGAACGATACCGACGGCGTGCGCAGCCCCGAAGACCGCGACCATTACTCCAAAAGCGGTGAGATCACACCCTACGCAGGCCTGGTGCAGGACCTGGACGAGCACTGGTCCGCCTATGCCAGCTACACCGAGATCTTCAAGCCGCAGGGTGTGAGAGACGGCAATGGTGCCATGCTTAAGCCGATGACCGGTACCAACTACGAAGTCGGCCTCAAGGGCGAATTCCTCGACAAAAGACTACAGGCCTCGGCGGCGCTGTTCCAGGCAGACCAGACCGGGCGCGCCGAGTTGGTAACGGTAGATAGCTGCCCTGACGGTTGTTACCGGGCCTCGGACAAAGTTCGTAACAAGGGTATCGAGCTTGAGCTGACAGGCGAGATTCTGCCGGACTGGAACGTGTCTGCGGGCTACACCTACACCCAGTCGAAATACATCGGCGGCCAGCAGAAAGGTGATGACTTCAACGGTGCGTCACCCCGGCATCTGTTCAAAGTGGCCACAGACTATCGCCTGCCGGGGACGCTCGAACAGGTACGGGTCGGCGGTAGCTTTTACGCCCAGAGCAAGATGACACAGACCGAGGTGGGCGAGGACTACAATATTCAGCAAGATGCCTATCACTTGACCAACCTCCACGCGATCTACGAGATCAACCGCAACCTTGAGCTTCAGTACAATCTAGATAACGTGTTCGACAAGAAGTACTACCAGACGCTGGGCAATACCAATTACTGGAACTTCTACGGTGAACCACGCAATTTCAACATGACAGTGCGGGCCAGGTTCTGA
- a CDS encoding NAD(P)H-dependent flavin oxidoreductase: MQRWPDRRILDLLAIELPILQAPMAGASGSAMAIAVGNAGGLGALPCAMLDATQADHEVAAFRAACSAPLNLNFFCHTPPLADPERAERWKQALRGYYTELGADFDAPTPVSNRRPFDETSCLLVEALRPEVVSFHFGLPEPALLQRVKACGAKVLSSATTVAEAVWLQAHGCDAIIAMGYEAGGHRGMFLHHDITSQIGTLALVPQVVDAVKVPVIAAGGIGDHRGLMAALALGASAVQIGTAYLFCPEAKVSAAHCQALRSASAADTALTNLFTGRPARGISTRLMRELGPMSPLAPAFPLAGGALMPLRAISEPQGSSDFSNLWAGQGLRVCQELPAQTLTRQIAEKALAALAC; encoded by the coding sequence ATGCAGCGCTGGCCCGATCGACGCATCCTTGACCTGCTGGCTATCGAGTTACCCATTCTCCAGGCGCCGATGGCGGGCGCCAGCGGCTCGGCAATGGCCATCGCGGTCGGCAACGCCGGCGGGCTCGGTGCCCTGCCCTGCGCCATGCTCGATGCAACCCAGGCCGACCATGAGGTGGCGGCTTTCCGTGCGGCATGCAGCGCACCGCTGAACCTCAACTTCTTCTGCCATACACCACCCCTGGCCGACCCTGAACGCGCCGAGCGCTGGAAGCAGGCGCTGCGCGGCTACTACACCGAACTGGGCGCAGATTTCGACGCGCCCACCCCGGTATCCAATCGCCGACCCTTCGACGAAACCAGCTGCCTGTTGGTTGAAGCACTGCGCCCCGAGGTGGTCAGTTTCCACTTTGGCCTGCCTGAGCCAGCCTTGCTGCAACGGGTCAAAGCCTGCGGCGCGAAGGTGCTGTCCAGCGCCACCACAGTGGCGGAGGCTGTGTGGCTCCAGGCCCACGGCTGCGATGCGATCATCGCCATGGGCTATGAAGCGGGCGGGCATCGCGGCATGTTCCTGCATCACGACATCACCTCGCAGATCGGCACCTTGGCCTTGGTGCCGCAGGTGGTGGATGCGGTCAAGGTACCTGTCATTGCAGCCGGCGGCATCGGCGACCACCGCGGCCTGATGGCGGCACTGGCCCTGGGCGCCTCGGCGGTGCAGATCGGCACCGCGTATCTGTTCTGCCCTGAAGCCAAGGTCTCAGCGGCCCATTGCCAGGCGCTGCGTTCAGCCAGCGCGGCGGATACCGCGCTGACCAACCTGTTCACCGGGCGCCCCGCACGCGGCATCAGCACCCGCCTGATGCGCGAACTGGGGCCCATGAGCCCGCTGGCACCCGCGTTTCCCCTGGCAGGCGGCGCGCTGATGCCCCTGCGCGCAATCAGCGAGCCCCAGGGTAGCAGCGACTTCAGCAACCTGTGGGCCGGGCAAGGACTGCGCGTGTGCCAGGAGCTGCCTGCCCAAACCCTCACCCGGCAAATAGCGGAAAAGGCACTGGCGGCACTCGCCTGCTAG
- a CDS encoding RidA family protein, with amino-acid sequence MSEDSRPVFELSNPPGLYDPSNNGYSHVAVVPAATKLLFIAGQGGEYTDGQLPAHFCEQARQALSNFETALRAQGSNLQQVFKITLLIVDHDEHHLGEWVNEANKVWQKGAHPVCTLIPVPRLALDGMLVEIEAVAACY; translated from the coding sequence ATGTCCGAAGATTCCCGCCCGGTGTTCGAACTGAGCAACCCGCCCGGGCTGTACGACCCCAGTAATAACGGCTATTCCCACGTCGCAGTGGTGCCAGCAGCAACGAAACTGCTGTTCATCGCTGGTCAAGGGGGCGAATACACCGATGGACAGCTACCTGCACACTTCTGCGAACAGGCCCGCCAGGCACTGTCGAACTTTGAGACCGCGCTGCGGGCACAGGGGAGCAACTTACAGCAAGTCTTCAAAATCACCCTACTGATCGTTGACCATGACGAGCACCATCTAGGCGAGTGGGTGAACGAAGCGAATAAGGTGTGGCAGAAAGGTGCACACCCGGTCTGCACCTTGATCCCAGTGCCTCGTCTTGCGCTGGACGGGATGCTGGTAGAGATTGAGGCGGTGGCTGCGTGCTACTAG
- the modA gene encoding molybdate ABC transporter substrate-binding protein, producing the protein MFMRPTLLAIATLLTFNTACADEVQVAVAANFTAPIKALAADFQKDTGHTLVASYGATGQFYAQINNGAPFDVFLAADDTTPAKLEQEKAIVPGSRFTYAIGTLALWSAKTGYVDAKGDVLRKGDYKHLAIANPKAAPYGLAATQVLEKLKLTEATKPKLVEGQNITQTYQFVSTGNAELGFVALSQIYKDGKISEGSAWIVPATDHEPIRQDAVILNKGKDNPAAQALVDYLKTPKATALIKSYGYEI; encoded by the coding sequence ATGTTCATGCGCCCCACCCTGCTCGCGATCGCCACCCTGCTTACCTTCAACACCGCCTGCGCCGACGAAGTCCAAGTCGCCGTAGCTGCCAACTTCACCGCGCCGATCAAGGCACTGGCAGCGGACTTCCAGAAAGACACCGGCCATACTTTGGTCGCCTCCTACGGCGCCACGGGGCAGTTCTACGCACAGATCAACAATGGCGCGCCGTTCGATGTCTTCCTCGCCGCCGACGACACCACCCCGGCCAAGCTCGAGCAGGAAAAGGCCATCGTCCCGGGTTCGCGCTTCACCTACGCTATCGGCACCCTGGCGCTGTGGTCTGCCAAGACCGGCTATGTCGACGCCAAAGGCGACGTACTGCGCAAAGGCGACTACAAGCACCTGGCCATCGCCAACCCCAAAGCTGCTCCCTACGGGCTTGCGGCCACTCAGGTACTGGAAAAGCTGAAACTCACCGAAGCCACCAAGCCCAAGCTGGTCGAAGGCCAGAACATCACCCAGACCTACCAGTTCGTTTCCACCGGTAACGCCGAGCTGGGCTTCGTAGCCCTGTCGCAGATCTATAAGGACGGCAAGATCAGCGAAGGTTCTGCGTGGATCGTGCCAGCCACCGACCACGAGCCGATTCGTCAGGATGCGGTGATCCTCAACAAGGGCAAGGACAACCCGGCAGCCCAGGCCCTGGTCGACTACCTCAAGACGCCCAAAGCCACTGCGCTGATCAAATCCTACGGCTATGAAATCTGA
- a CDS encoding DUF1883 domain-containing protein, whose translation MKFVHQREHLNEDDIVVIESSQPCNIRLMNDANFRSFKNGGRHTYHGGAFDKFPAKITVPSTGFWNITLDTVTARAISVTRKPTFTHKIKIIRRSSSSLR comes from the coding sequence ATGAAATTCGTCCACCAGCGTGAACACTTGAATGAAGACGATATCGTCGTCATCGAGTCTTCCCAGCCGTGCAACATCCGTCTGATGAACGACGCCAACTTCCGCAGCTTCAAGAACGGCGGCCGGCACACCTATCACGGCGGCGCATTCGACAAGTTTCCGGCGAAGATCACCGTGCCCAGCACCGGCTTCTGGAACATCACCCTCGATACCGTCACCGCGCGGGCGATTTCGGTCACGCGCAAACCGACGTTCACCCACAAGATCAAGATCATTCGACGCTCGTCGTCCTCATTGAGATAA
- a CDS encoding FecR domain-containing protein — translation MNTTPLDHAVLQAAASWFARLHGAADDPGIVAQWNAWLAEDARHRLAWRYVEAINQRFGNLHADADHAHQVLSAAHRERHSRRSVLGSLCIASTAGLLGWGSWRQGWIDSPRAWFATYRTGLAEVRPLTLRDGSRVWLNGQTALDVQFDDAVRRLRLYRGEILIETGADTRPLEVVTRAGRMQPFGTRFSVRDQGLRTTLSVFAGAVQATCAESGRTLRAEAGQMVVFDVQQGTASGSATALRQDWSRGVLVAEDMPLGQVVAVLKDYRHGHLGIDPGLDDLRVVGTYPLLDTDRALAMLERALPIRVVRTLPWWVSVEAG, via the coding sequence ATGAACACTACGCCGCTCGACCATGCGGTGCTGCAAGCCGCTGCGTCCTGGTTCGCACGCCTGCATGGCGCCGCAGACGACCCCGGCATCGTTGCGCAATGGAACGCGTGGCTGGCCGAGGATGCGCGGCATCGCCTGGCCTGGCGCTACGTTGAAGCCATTAACCAGCGCTTCGGCAACCTGCACGCCGACGCCGACCATGCACATCAGGTGCTCAGCGCGGCACACCGTGAACGCCACTCGCGCCGCAGCGTACTCGGCAGCCTGTGCATTGCCAGTACCGCAGGCCTGCTGGGTTGGGGAAGTTGGCGACAGGGTTGGATCGACTCGCCTCGGGCCTGGTTCGCCACCTACCGCACCGGCCTGGCCGAGGTGCGGCCGCTGACCCTTCGTGATGGCAGCCGAGTGTGGTTGAACGGCCAGACGGCACTGGATGTGCAGTTCGATGACGCTGTTCGTCGACTGCGCCTGTATCGCGGCGAAATCCTGATCGAGACCGGCGCCGATACTCGGCCGCTCGAGGTCGTGACCCGCGCAGGCCGCATGCAACCGTTTGGCACACGCTTCAGCGTGCGTGATCAGGGCTTGCGCACGACCCTGAGCGTGTTCGCCGGCGCGGTACAGGCCACCTGCGCAGAGAGTGGTCGAACACTGCGCGCGGAGGCTGGGCAGATGGTCGTGTTCGATGTGCAGCAAGGCACTGCGTCTGGTTCTGCAACCGCCCTGCGGCAGGACTGGAGTCGTGGCGTGCTGGTTGCAGAAGATATGCCGCTCGGCCAGGTGGTCGCGGTGTTGAAGGACTATCGCCATGGGCACTTGGGAATCGACCCCGGCCTTGACGACTTGCGCGTCGTGGGCACCTATCCGCTGCTCGACACTGACCGAGCGTTGGCCATGCTCGAGCGTGCATTGCCGATCCGGGTCGTGCGCACCCTGCCATGGTGGGTCTCGGTCGAAGCAGGCTGA
- the soxR gene encoding redox-sensitive transcriptional activator SoxR, with the protein MHQGNRLLSPSQVAKAAGVAISTLHFYEREGLITAERNAGNQRRYRNDVLRRVAVIKIAQQVGISLRDIAQRLAQLPTDRAPNARQWTQLSRQWRSELDSRIDALLLLRDSLSGCIDCGCLSLKECPLRQPPGV; encoded by the coding sequence ATGCACCAAGGTAACCGGCTGTTGAGCCCCTCGCAGGTCGCCAAGGCAGCCGGTGTGGCGATTTCGACGCTGCATTTCTATGAGCGTGAGGGTTTGATTACGGCCGAGCGCAACGCAGGTAATCAGCGTCGTTATCGCAACGATGTGTTGCGCCGGGTGGCGGTGATCAAAATCGCGCAGCAGGTGGGGATTTCATTGAGGGATATAGCGCAGCGACTTGCGCAGTTGCCAACCGATCGGGCGCCGAACGCCAGGCAGTGGACGCAGTTATCCAGGCAATGGCGCAGCGAGCTGGACAGCCGTATCGACGCGTTGTTATTGCTGAGAGATAGTCTCAGTGGCTGCATCGATTGCGGTTGCCTGTCACTCAAGGAGTGTCCGCTGAGGCAGCCGCCCGGTGTGTAG
- a CDS encoding DUF3617 domain-containing protein — translation MKCSAMFLWVPVIALAVTLPAAAVEPTHRLQRASGLWKVTPATSPFSWEICVDQSKDRLIDDDLWAGFEQECKIESESGKGDGYTFTSTCPDAKMSGSFRGDLAKSYVLTADTSFDLNGKLETQHYVVNGVFQGACPADMEPGVKKMRGGMKLNSLYLNR, via the coding sequence ATGAAGTGTTCCGCCATGTTCTTGTGGGTTCCCGTTATAGCACTTGCAGTCACATTGCCGGCTGCGGCGGTAGAACCCACTCACCGTCTTCAGCGCGCCTCAGGTTTGTGGAAGGTAACACCGGCCACCTCGCCGTTTTCCTGGGAGATCTGCGTCGATCAGTCAAAGGACAGGCTAATCGATGACGACTTGTGGGCCGGCTTCGAGCAAGAATGCAAGATCGAATCGGAAAGCGGCAAAGGCGACGGCTACACGTTTACATCAACCTGCCCGGACGCGAAGATGTCAGGCTCGTTCCGCGGCGATCTTGCTAAATCCTATGTACTGACGGCCGATACTTCGTTTGACTTGAACGGGAAACTCGAAACGCAGCACTACGTCGTCAATGGTGTCTTTCAAGGCGCATGCCCTGCGGACATGGAACCGGGGGTCAAAAAAATGCGCGGCGGTATGAAGTTGAACAGCCTGTACTTAAACCGATAA
- a CDS encoding DNA topoisomerase IB: MLDCPLPASLHYVDDSHTGLTRKRWRDRFIYHDADGNRISDEPTLKRIAALAIPPAYTQVWICVDPKGHLQATGLDARGRKQYRYHPEWRELRDAHKYGRMLAFAEALPALRKAVERDLTRPGLDRNKVLALVVTLIDHTLIRVGNQRYLKDNQSYGLTTLRNRHAKVKGSTVRFEFRGKRGVQHSITLRDRRLAGLVKRCQELPGQELFQYVDSDGERHRIGSSDVNQYLQALTGADFTAKDYRTWAGSSMALSLLRPLAWQPETHAKRHVADIVKQVASRLGNTPAVCRKSYIHPAVLEHFILGHLEAMPRSRKRKGMQMEEVALLKFLQGLEQAVVVD, translated from the coding sequence ATGCTCGACTGCCCCCTGCCTGCGTCACTGCACTACGTCGATGACAGCCACACCGGGCTGACCCGCAAACGTTGGCGCGACCGCTTCATTTACCACGATGCCGATGGCAATCGCATCAGTGACGAGCCCACCTTAAAGCGCATCGCCGCGCTGGCGATTCCACCTGCCTATACGCAGGTGTGGATTTGCGTTGATCCAAAAGGCCATTTGCAGGCCACTGGCCTCGATGCGCGGGGACGCAAGCAATATCGCTACCACCCCGAGTGGCGTGAGCTGCGTGACGCCCATAAGTACGGGCGCATGCTGGCCTTCGCTGAAGCGTTGCCTGCGCTGCGCAAGGCGGTTGAACGCGACCTCACCCGGCCTGGGCTCGACCGAAACAAGGTACTGGCGCTGGTGGTGACGCTGATCGATCACACGCTGATCCGCGTCGGTAACCAGCGCTATCTCAAAGACAACCAATCCTACGGGCTGACCACGCTGCGCAATCGTCACGCCAAGGTCAAGGGCAGCACCGTACGCTTCGAGTTTCGCGGCAAACGCGGCGTGCAGCACAGCATCACCCTGCGCGATCGACGCCTTGCCGGGCTGGTCAAGCGCTGTCAGGAATTGCCGGGCCAGGAACTGTTTCAGTACGTGGACAGTGACGGCGAACGTCACCGAATCGGATCCAGCGACGTCAACCAATACCTGCAAGCGCTGACCGGCGCCGATTTCACGGCCAAGGATTACCGCACCTGGGCTGGCAGCAGCATGGCGCTGAGCCTACTGCGTCCGCTTGCCTGGCAGCCGGAAACCCATGCCAAGCGCCACGTTGCCGATATCGTCAAGCAAGTCGCCTCGCGTCTAGGCAATACGCCTGCGGTGTGCCGCAAGTCGTATATCCACCCCGCGGTGCTCGAGCACTTCATTCTGGGTCATCTGGAAGCCATGCCGCGTTCGCGCAAACGCAAGGGCATGCAGATGGAGGAAGTCGCCCTGCTGAAATTCCTGCAGGGGTTGGAGCAGGCCGTTGTCGTCGATTGA
- the modB gene encoding molybdate ABC transporter permease subunit, which produces MFDASDLGAIWLTLKLASVTTLILLLVGTPLAWWLARTRSWWRGPIGAVVALPLVLPPTVIGFYLLLALGPNGLIGQTTAALGLGSVVFSFTGLVIGSVVYSLPFVVQPLQNAFGAIGRRPLEVAATLRASPWDSFIHVALPLARPGFITASILGFAHTVGEFGVVLMIGGNIPDKTRVVSVQIFDHVEAMEYAQAHWLAGAMLVFSFLVLLMLYAGRRDKAGWS; this is translated from the coding sequence ATGTTCGACGCCAGTGACCTGGGCGCCATCTGGCTGACCCTGAAACTGGCCAGCGTCACCACGCTGATCCTGCTGCTGGTCGGCACGCCTCTGGCGTGGTGGCTGGCGCGCACGCGCTCCTGGTGGCGCGGGCCGATCGGCGCGGTGGTGGCTTTGCCATTGGTGCTACCGCCCACGGTGATCGGCTTCTACCTGCTACTGGCACTGGGCCCCAACGGGCTGATCGGCCAGACCACCGCAGCGCTGGGTCTGGGCAGCGTGGTATTCAGCTTCACCGGCCTGGTGATCGGCTCAGTGGTCTATTCCCTGCCGTTCGTGGTGCAGCCCTTGCAGAATGCCTTCGGCGCCATAGGCCGACGGCCACTGGAAGTCGCTGCCACCTTGCGCGCAAGCCCCTGGGACAGTTTCATTCATGTGGCCTTGCCGCTGGCCAGGCCTGGATTCATCACCGCGAGCATTCTGGGCTTTGCCCACACCGTGGGTGAGTTCGGCGTGGTGCTGATGATCGGCGGCAATATCCCCGACAAGACCCGCGTGGTGTCGGTGCAGATCTTCGATCATGTCGAGGCCATGGAATATGCCCAGGCACACTGGTTGGCCGGAGCCATGCTGGTGTTCTCCTTCCTCGTGCTGCTGATGCTGTATGCCGGCCGCCGCGACAAAGCCGGCTGGAGTTGA